Proteins encoded in a region of the Leptolyngbya subtilissima AS-A7 genome:
- a CDS encoding heme-binding protein, translated as MKLGQSLLIVGVVAIGVGALLLWAYSKASAPLPVGFPPPTADGEIEIKQYPDYRAATVQVTGDLANAPSQGFSPLFRHISSNDISMTAPVETRYPTTTLEAGAVSEGDASVSFLYRSLDIVPQEIAQNVQVEDISPMTVVSVGVRGGYDYEVYTSGIQQLQAWLAAHPEYAVAGPPRRFFYDGPYVPDALKRSDIQIPIRKN; from the coding sequence ATGAAACTGGGCCAGAGTCTGCTAATTGTGGGGGTTGTGGCAATCGGGGTGGGGGCGCTGCTTCTTTGGGCCTACAGCAAAGCCTCTGCACCGCTGCCCGTAGGCTTTCCGCCACCAACGGCGGATGGGGAAATTGAAATCAAGCAGTATCCCGACTATCGGGCCGCTACGGTGCAGGTCACGGGAGATTTAGCTAACGCGCCCTCCCAAGGCTTCTCGCCGCTCTTTCGTCACATTAGCAGCAACGATATTTCAATGACGGCTCCGGTAGAAACGCGCTACCCGACTACGACCCTTGAGGCTGGTGCGGTGAGCGAAGGGGACGCATCGGTTTCGTTTTTGTACCGTAGTTTAGATATCGTGCCCCAGGAAATCGCCCAAAACGTGCAAGTAGAAGACATTTCGCCCATGACGGTGGTGAGTGTTGGCGTTAGGGGCGGCTATGACTACGAGGTCTACACCAGCGGCATTCAACAGCTGCAAGCCTGGTTAGCAGCGCATCCTGAGTATGCAGTGGCAGGGCCGCCCCGCCGCTTCTTTTACGATGGCCCCTATGTGCCCGATGCCCTAAAGCGGAGCGATATTCAAATTCCAATTCGGAAGAACTAA